The following coding sequences are from one Hippopotamus amphibius kiboko isolate mHipAmp2 chromosome 9, mHipAmp2.hap2, whole genome shotgun sequence window:
- the METTL22 gene encoding LOW QUALITY PROTEIN: methyltransferase-like protein 22 (The sequence of the model RefSeq protein was modified relative to this genomic sequence to represent the inferred CDS: inserted 1 base in 1 codon): MKMNTVQNQITDLAGFCVCAKAPDFLLQEELRGWKREAVSRDDAELSAVWLGSFTLFPXGPCCPEDLPSPLRCCCPVVDVEPGPWLRAPAPAMDEITFKSDTVLSDVHLYTPNQRHLMVRLNGMGQPVFLSQFKLLWNQDSWTDSGAEGGDRRANPSEAAPPAGSGSAWSPPGSGCSSKGVSLQAGADVTSQEGPAAQRDEDGDLDVVRRPQAAEPSGPPRDKVHPMILTQEEDDVLGDEAQENGPYDVIKIEHTMATPLEDVGKQVWRGALLLADYVLFQRDLFQGRTVLELGAGTGLASIIAATAARTVYCTDVGADLLAMCQRNIALNSHLTAAGGGVVKVKELDWLKDDLCTDPEVPFSWSKEDVSDLYSHTTILLAAEVFYDDDLTDAVFKTLSRLAHKLKNACTAILSVEKRLNFTLRHLDVTCEAYDHFRSCLRRLEGLASGRLRFQVEPVDASFPQLLVYERIQQLELWKVFVEPVTGPIASANTAS; encoded by the exons ATGAAAATGAACACAGTGCAAAATCAAATAACAGATCTAGCTGGATTCTGTGTCTGTGCCAAGGCTCCAGACTTTCTCCTTCAGGAAGAATTAAGAGGATGGAAAAGGGAAGCTGTCTCCCGGGACGATGCAGAGCTCTCTGCCGTCTGGCTGGGGTCGTTCACACTGTTCC CTGGGCCCTGCTGTCCTGAGGACTTGCCCTCACCTCTCAGGTGCTGCTGTCCCGTAGTTGATGTGGAGCCTGGGCCATGGTTGCGAGCTCCCGCTCCCGCTATGGACGAGATCACCTTCAAAAGCGACACCGTGCTGTCAGACGTCCACCTCTACACCCCGAACCAGAGACATCTCATGGTGCGGCTGAACGGCATGGGGCAGCCCG TCTTCCTGTCCCAGTTCAAGCTTCTGTGGAACCAAGACTCTTGGACAGACTCAGGGGCTGAGGGTGGCGATCGCAGAGCCAACCCCTCAGAGGCGGCTCCTCCCGCCGGCTCGGGCAGCGCGTGGTCCCCCCCAGGGAGCGGCTGCAGCAGCAAGGGGGTCTCGCTCCAGGCGGGGGCTGACGTCACCAGCCAGGAGGGGCCGGCAGCTCAGCGGGACGAGGATGGGGATTTGGACGTTGTGAGAAGACCACAGGCTGCCGAGCCCTCGGGGCCTCCGAGAGACAAGGTACATCCCATGATTCTAACTCAGGAGGAAGACGACGTCCTGGGAGACGAAGCACAGGAGAACGGCCCCTACGATGTCAtcaaaatag AGCACACCATGGCCACTCCCCTGGAGGATGTCGGCAAGCAG GTGTGGCGGGGGGCCCTGCTCCTGGCGGACTACGTCCTGTTCCAGCGGGACCTCTTCCAGGGTCGCACGGTGCTGGAGCTCGGGGCGGGCACCGGGCTCGCCAGCATCATCGCAGCCACTGCCGCGCGGACCGTTTACTGCACAG ATGTCGGTGCAGATCTCTTAGCCATGTGCCAGCGAAACATTGCCCTCAACAGCCACCTGACTGCCGCTGGAG GCGGTGTGGTTAAGGTCAAGGAACTGGACTGGCTGAAAGATGACCTCTGCACGG ATCCCGAGGTCCCCTTCAGCTGGTCGAAGGAGGACGTCTCCGACCTGTACAGCCACACCACCATCCTGCTCGCGGCTGAAG TGTTTTACGACGATGACCTAACTGATGCTGTGTTTAAAACACTCTCCCGACTGGCTCACAAGCTGAAGAACGCCTGCACCGCCATCCTCTCGGTGGAGAAGAG GCTGAACTTCACGCTGCGGCACCTGGACGTCACGTGCGAGGCCTACGACCACTTCCGCTCGTGCCTGCGGCGGCTGGAGGGACTGGCCAGCGGGCGCCTGCGCTTCCAGGTGGAGCCAGTGGACGCCTCCTTCCCGCAGCTCCTGGTCTACGAGCGCATCCAGCAGCTG GAGCTCTGGAAGGTCTTTGTGGAACCAGTCACAGGACCCATTGCGTCTGCAAACACGGCTTCTTGA